The Helianthus annuus cultivar XRQ/B chromosome 16, HanXRQr2.0-SUNRISE, whole genome shotgun sequence genome includes a window with the following:
- the LOC110916090 gene encoding chloride conductance regulatory protein ICln: MVGGLKALTERSDAGTPLLDTANGEELKHVQPNVSIVLGNRSPESSGTLYISTKQVVWLSDTERTKGYSVDFLSLSLHAVSRDPEAFESPCLYTQIDTGDEGDESESCDSESSETLDLSKITEMRLVPSDPSQLDTIFNIFCECAELNPEPVEGQEEEEQHNWIFSADQLGAAIDGDGLEWDDSQIPFTIGYANGDHDLASSVLELQINDQRFEDAEEMESENSDDRHQ, from the exons ATGGTGGGAGGGTTGAAAGCGTTGACAGAGAGATCAGACGCTGGCACACCTCTTCTGGACACTGCAAACGGCGAGGAGCTTAAGCACGTGCAGCCTAACGTCTCCATTGTTCTTGGCAACCGCTCACCGGAATCTTCTGGAACTCTCTACATCTCCACCAA GCAAGTAGTCTGGTTGAGCGATACGGAGAGGACGAAAGGCTATTCGGTTGATTTCTTATCTCTGTCGCTTCATGCGGTTTCTAGAGATCCAGAAGCATTTGAATCTCCGTGCTTGTATACACAG ATTGACACCGGAGATGAAGGGGATGAATCAGAAAGCTGTGATTCAGAATCAAGCGAGACACTGGATTTGTCAAAGATCACCGAGATGAGGCTTGTACCTTCAGATCCTAGCCAAT TGGATACTATTTTCAACATATTCTGTGAATGTGCAGAGTTAAATCCTGAACCCGTTGAAGGACAAG AGGAGGAAGAACAGCACAATTGGATTTTTAGTGCTGATCAGTTGGGAGCTGCAATTG ACGGAGATGGCTTGGAGTGGGATGACTCGCAAATTCCTTTCACAATTGGTTATGCAAATGGAGATCATGACCTTGCTAGCAGCGTGCTTGAG CTTCAAATCAATGATCAACGGTTTGaggatgctgaagagatggagagTGAAAATAGTGATGATCGTCATCAATGA